In one window of Camelina sativa cultivar DH55 chromosome 15, Cs, whole genome shotgun sequence DNA:
- the LOC109129333 gene encoding uncharacterized protein LOC109129333, translating into MKPPPGYLAANDTRVCRLRKSLYGLKQAPRCWFAKLTTALKEYGFVQSLSDYSLFVFDKGGIRINLLIYVDDMIVTSNSVEALTIFKAYLASCIKMKDLGALKYFLGIEVSRSSQGFYLSQHKYALEIIADAGLLGCKPDSFPLEQNHNLALSTSPLLSQPEPYRRLIGRLIYLGATRPDLAYSVQFLAQFMKTPREDHWEAAIRVVRYLKGNPGQGILLNAKSNFQLTGWCDSDHSGCRLTRRSVSGYFIQLGTSPVSWKTKKQKTVSMSSTEAQYRAMAYITKELIWLKIVLHDLGVSHTQSMRLYCDSKSAIHIATNPVFHERTKHIENDCHFVRDEIQSRNLHLVHVQSNAQLADIFTKPLGRSSFQTFCDNLGILDLHT; encoded by the coding sequence ATGAAGCCCCCTCCTGGATACTTAGCTGCTAATGACACAAGAGTTTGTCGGTTGCGAAAATCCTTGTACGGTCTTAAGCAGGCTCCTCGCTGCTGGTTCGCCAAACTGACAACAGCGTTAAAAGAATATGGGTTTGTTCAGTCTTTGTCGGATTActcattgtttgtttttgaCAAAGGAGGGATACGAATTAATCTTCTGATATATGTTGACGACATGATCGTTACAAGCAACTCTGTTGAGGCTCTTACAATCTTCAAAGCTTATCTGGCTTCTTGTATTAAGATGAAGGATCTAGGAgccttgaaatattttttaggcATTGAGGTCTCTCGCAGCTCACAGGGGTTCTATCTTAGTCAACACAAATATGCACTTGAGATTATTGCTGATGCTGGTTTGCTAGGATGCAAACCTGATTCCTTTCCCTTAGAGCAGAATCATAACCTCGCACTCTCTACCTCGCCTCTTCTGTCGCAACCAGAGCCGTACCGTCGATTGATTGGTCGATTAATATATCTTGGTGCCACACGACCGGATTTAGCATACTCTGTTCAATTTCTTGCACAGTTTATGAAGACACCTAGAGAGGATCATTGGGAAGCTGCTATAAGGGTTGTTCGATACTTGAAAGGAAATCCAGGTCAAGGAATCCTCTTGAATGCAAAATCAAATTTCCAGCTCACTGGTTGGTGTGATTCTGATCACTCAGGCTGTCGTCTAACACGGAGGTCTGTTTCTGGCTATTTTATTCAACTTGGCACTTCTCCCGTCTCATGGAAAACGAAGAAGCAGAAAACGGTAAGCATGTCGTCTACTGAAGCTCAGTACCGCGCCATGGCTTACATCACCAAGGAACTCATCTGGCTGAAGATAGTTTTACATGATCTTGGGGTTTCACATACACAGTCTATGCGTCTTTATTGTGATAGCAAGTCAGCTATTCATATTGCAACAAACCCAGTCTTTCACGAACGCACAAAGCATATCGAAAACGACTGCCACTTTGTTCGTGATGAGATTCAGTCTCGTAATCTTCATCTTGTTCATGTTCAGAGTAATGCGCAGTTGGCCGACATCTTTACAAAGCCTCTTGGTCGATCGAGTTTTCAAACATTTTGTGACAACCTGGGCATCCTTGATCTGCATACCTAA